cggctcactaacGCAAttgaattattgattttgagcccatttcgatcactagcaaatgatatcgaaaataataaaatttattttctatgtactCCAAATAGTCTAAATCAaattaacggagccgatcgacgattcgaaagtcacaatatcgaaacgagctggaagcacggaaggctccgtgctttcgatagtacatagcctcactctatattattattattattattattatttttattttttttttttttgggtgagaTTTGATTTGGTACAAGGCGTACGTATAAATAGTGTTTGTTTACTCGGCTCCTGCTCCATCCCCTCTCCCCCACGCCCCGCGCCCTCGCCATGTGAGCTCCCCTCGGGAACAGCGAAGGATCTCCCATGGCGACTCCCCCACTTAGATCTCCTCCCCATCCCCCTCCTCGTCCCCCCTCATTCCCATCTCTCGTacgtccctctctctctctctctctctctctctctctctctctctctagggcgaaatcggattcaaatttggggGGCGATTCGATCTGATTTGGTCCCCTAATTAGGCCATTTGCGGCTGTAAAAATACCCAATCTTTCTAATCATCTTGCGGGTAGAAGAAGTGGATTTCGCGATTGCTCTTGATTTATCTGTATCTTagggtttgtttgtttgtttgattttttttttttccctttttttggggTGGTATCCTTATCCTTGCCCCCAAATTTCCCGTGTTTCTTACTGAAGTTGCAAATTTTTACTACTATTCGTAATCTCTGGGTTAATCGGGCAATTTGCTAGTGCGAAAAGTTTCACCTTTTCGTTGATTTCTATTCGTTTTGTTGTTCTCATCTTTCTCACTTAGTCCCTTTTTATGTCTACATCTCATGGTGTTCTGCTAAAATTGCTAAGTTttgccacttttttttttgatccgCTGGGCTAATCGGGAAATTTGCAAACGTGAAAATTTTCAcctttttgttgatttttattgattttattgTTCTTATCTCTTGTACCATTTTGTCCCTAAAGAGTCTTCTTTCGATGATCTTTTCGTAAATCTTGGGTTTTGTTTCTTCTCACTCTATGcagttgtaaaaaaaaatcaaaaatttcgataatttttactttatacTGTTATATACTTATACTCTCTTCTGTTGCTATCActatgcaaatatatatatttttcctttctgcagttaataataataatagaagaatataatCTTTCACCTCTTTCTCTTTAACTACATATATGTGTGTATCTACATGAATTTTGATGGCTCTAGCTAATATTTAGGCTTTCATTCTATTTTCCGACAATTAGGATGTTTGGCAAGAGAAATCACTGGATCATGTAGAAAGATGGGATGCGCTTCATCCATCCCGAAGCGATACAATGCAggtaggcggcggcggaggaagaaACAGAGCATACTTAATGAGGTGGCCGTGTACGTGCCGGCCCTCTGGGTCCCGTTGGCCTCCGATGTCGTCCGCCCTCTCAGAGGACTTGTATCGCGGGATGTCTTAGACCGGCTCTCTGCACTCCGTGGCAGGATTGTGTCGTTGGCCGAAGAGAATTGTATGTAATGTTATGCTGTAAATGTGCTCTATTTGTTTGTCGATTCAATTTCATGTGTTTGATTTGTTATGTTTATTAAATCATGCGTCATTGATATTGTTCTTGTATACTTATTAGATCTTGCCACTGTGCCTACTGTTTCGGAGCTCCTGCATGCGCTTGAAGAGTACTTGCCTATTCTTCTTGGTTTGGCCAAAAAAGGTTTGATCTTTTTTTCACGTGCATTTTATGTACTTATTCCAAACGAGTATCTTGTAATTAGATGCATTGTTTTCATAGATAACCGTCTCGAAGCATTGGTAGAATTCAAATGGAAAAATTTAGGAGATGATCAAGTAAGAATCTGACCTCATTATTTCTTCGTCCATATGCTATTTTTTGTTCTTCATATATGTCGGATATTGTTGCACTAATAGATTGCTTCAAAAGCAGGAATGTTGTTTTTCCAGTGCTTGGTATGAAGTACTATCGGTTGTTCACATGATTGCAATGCTTTCATTGATGGAAGCAAACTTGATGCTGGTTCCAAGAAATGGTCAAGATGCATGTGAAATGAAAGTATCTGAAGGTCCGTGGTTTCCTCGTTGATGAAATTTGGGGCATTCGGTCCAAAAAATTAAGGGATCTGACTGAAATTACacataattttttcattttagttttttttccctTGGAGGGAGCGTGTTTATAGGGGGTGGTCCATACATTTTTTACTACTAATTCTTAAAAGTTATTGGCTACTATTTTTGGGCAGATTCCAAGAAAGATGTCATTGATTTGTTGATCAAGGCATCAGGATGCTTGGATTATTGTGCTCATCACATAATTGTTCACATTCCTTCACAGATTAGGTATGCAATAGACATCTTTATGAGCTTTTTTGATGATTGATTTATCTTGGCAAATTATATGGGTTGCTGTGCTTCTGAACTGCAATATTATTAGTATGCTGGGGCCGTCTGTTTAAATGTGAGATGAATCTTCTTTCATGAATTATTAATTTCTAGGAAGAATTTACCAAACACCTTTCAAGAGGGCACGCTGGAAGCTGCTTCAATTCAGGCATTGGCACAGGTACTTCTTTCACTAAATAATTTTTGAGTGTCATTTATTGTCAACAATGAAATATTGTTTCAGTCTGGGTCGTTAGCCGTCTAGGTTGTTAATCCTAGATGGTTGTTTTTATgatgcaacatttttttttttatagacaaCATTTTCTTCACATTACATTAAGTTGGGTACAAAGCAATGCTGTTCTCAAAAAAGTTGTTCAATTGTACAAATCTTTAAGGTGTGCCATCTAAGTTTTCACTCATGTGATTTAATGAATGCGTTAGTTAGAACATTGTGTCTAATTTCACATTACATAGtaactttttccttttctatccATCTCACAAACATTTTCGCCACTACTTTTCTTCAATATTCAATGCAGGGTGTAGAAATGCAGCTTGGGTTGGCTATTGAATCTGAAAAGGCCACCTTATCTGTAAAGAGGAGGTTGGCATGTGAGGAGGTCAGCTATTTTTCACAGGTCAGTGATTGAAAAGCCAAAGTTGAATGCTAAGGATGCTGCTATTGTGCATTTTCTTTGTTGATGAGGTTACTGTACATATTGAGTATTATTAATAAGGAATATGTATTCTTATTGCTCTTTAATTCCATAGTGGCCTTTTTTTGGTTGGTTAAAATAAGATCTGATCTATCCCTTATCTTAGTGATTAATCACTAACTATGACTGCTATTGTATATTCATACGATCACATCTTGGACTAATATCATCGTAGTTGGAAATATTAAACCTCTCAGATGCTAATTTTATCAAACTCAATCTGCATTCCCAaaagaaatagtaaaaaaaaaaatcttcccTACATGCACTCAAGAAGAAAGACAAATGGACTCTGGAGCACATTCTCAACAGATACAGCTGTTGGCCATGTTGTCAGAAAGATACACTTCTTGTTTATTGTCAATTTCCTTTTCTCTTCACCAGGCCCATTACTGCTTATCAGGATGCGACACCAGTGATGCGTACGGAAAGAAGCTTCTCTTGTTCATTAAATGGAAGTACTTAGAGGCAAAGGTGCCACAAATTACTCATGCCATGAACCAGATTTCTTGAAGCCTAGTTTGGGAACGCAATTTCTGAATGCAGAAACCCTGCTGGTTTGATGCGATAGAGCTCGAAAGAAAATCTAAAGCGCATTAGAGCTCTCCTCTTGCAATGCTATGATATAGTGCGGGAACCTGCACCATCATTTCATAGCATCGTAGGACCAAAGCTTTaagtttttccaaattttctttGGGATGGCAAGTATGAAATTGTTGTGTTTGGAGAATGGATTCCCAAACTAGGCCTGAGTCTCTTATTAAGGGTCTGTTTGGCCTGCCTGAGCTTCTGCACGAGTGCAGTTTACTTGAGCTGTTCAAGAAGCACTGGCGACTGTTTTAGTAAAATATCCTCAACTGCTTCTCGATACAGCAAAGCAGAAACTTGAAAATATTCTACTTTTTGGGTCtgcagcaaaagctccaaactaTAATTAGCCAAATCCTTGGCGACACTGACTATAATTGGTATATCTGACTATAATTGGTATATCTAATGCTCAAATATCCCATCAGGCTGCGGCATATTACTATCATGGTCTTGTTCTTGACAAGGGCAGTGAACCGAGCAATCACATCAGTGCAGTTTGCTGCCTTTGTGCTGCAGACGAACTCCTCATTGATAGCAAGAGGGCTTGCTTAAGTTTTTGCTTGGCTTCTCCGGTAACCAGGTTAGACATATTTATAGTTGGAGGCGCATACCAATTTTGATATGTGTTTACATGGTAACTCTGGAAATTTGTCACCTAATACATATGTAAATGGATGATGTTGCAGGCGTATTACGTGTAAAAATCCCTTTTTAGTTTATCAGATGTATTACACAATCTGAACCTTGGTTTTTGGGTGATTTTCTTTCTCACAGGGTACCTCCCGCATGGGGTGTTATGAAAAATTTGCATAAGAAAGTTCCTGATGTAGCACGCAAGAAGTTTCAGACATATTCATACCTTATCGAACAAGATAAGAATGCGTATGCCCCTCTATACTCTCGAGTTTCCATTACCTTTGATATTTCTCTTTCATTTCTCGAAAATAAAGAAATAGTAGAGGTATTATTTGCAACTCTCAATCTTACTCTTTTTCCcgaaaacttcagatacccttaCCCTTCCTGTGTTGCATAGCGTGAATCTATTTGAAGCTTAGAATGTGACATTTAAGTACTTAACCCAACCTGAGGTTGCTGTTCTGGTTGCCAATTAGGAGTTCCCGTTAGTCATTAGAACTTAGTGCATGATAATCACACCATTTGTTAATAGTGGTATTTATAAAATGGTAAAAACATAtggaacttatctgaactatggacTATTTTCAATCGGCTaacccaatctttcaaaattttaattttattgcggaactcttaatttgtttgatttgagttagccAGCCAACCACACTTTTAACGTCAAAgattaagctaattactttattaatatatagctgcgagaattgcatgaagtatactaactaaacatgTAAAGTTAAacaatacattcaaattttgaagtgaaAATCAAAATGCTCTTGAatgctcaaatcaaacaaattgaaattttggatagtaaaatcaaattttgaaatattgggTTGCCAACTCAAAATGGctcataattcagataaattttgtacGTCTCTAccttacaaaatttaacttattacgTGGTCACAGaatccactctctctctctctctctctctcatttgctggtttcttttcctttctgtAGGCTACTCCATTCTTTACCCGACCTTCCAGAGTTCCCGCTGTCACTGAGATCCGACGCGTACGAGTTGCCACAAATCGATGCATCATGGGACAGTGAGGATTGCCAACCTCAGATTCAAAGCCTCAAGGAGCATCTCAAAGACGACGAAGATGAAATAGAAGCCGAACAATAATGCATAAACCTCGATACTTCATTCTAAATCCAGGCAACTTAAATATCTCCTCCTTTTAAGGCATGTTTTCGGTGTTTTGCTATTTGCCAGCGAAAGGGAATGATAAATGAACATTCAACTTTCTCATATAGTTAAAGATTTTTGAGTGGAAATTCGTAATGTCGAAGAACTACTTTTGTTTTGAACTCTTCAATGGAAAGTTTGTGGCAATTTGTTTAGATGGAAATCTCATATGGAGAAGGCTTTGTCCATGCAGATATTACATGTGCATGTAACAACATATCTTGTTTGCCAAACATTGATTGTTGCATATACAGCATGCCGGGTGTGAATTATGGCAGTACCAAACGAACCCTTGAAGGCGCAAAACTACACAAAAGCCACATATATCAGATTGTGTGTGAATTACACCACCTATTACAAATCAGATCAGTTGGGATCTTACTTATGGGCATTAAATGTAACgggctgaaaaattcagctcgtgtaaTACTGAATGCTAGCCGGCTCacaaacaataagttaaaaaaattagaatatacatatatatatatatatatatatatatatatatatatatatatatatatatatatatataNtatatatatatatatatatatataagaaataaattctttagatcttatctattagattttgatgtaatggttaaaattttacatacaaatgagcctttttataattgaattggactttatatttagattaggctaaaaatcaaataataaaaatttatattttattaatataattatttatttctatatatgaatgtaaaatatacaaattatataaatgtaaaatatatgtattcgagctgttatcagAACCGAATACGAGCAAGCTGATCctagctcgtattcggctcgtttattaaataagCATTCAATTCCGAGTCAAGATGAGCTGGCTTGCGAACAGTGAACTGGATTGCCGCCCCTACCTACAATGCAAAAGAAACAGCAGggtctttttaaaatttgtgtaAATTGCACTCCTAGTCCCTGatttttcaaatagttttattttggtccttagAGCGCCACAGTGGAAATAAGCTGAACCGTAGGGGGCagtttgaagtttacccttgcTAATTTCATTAGCTTGCACGTGCATCGCACGTGTTTTAATGCTTAGTACAAATCGGGGTAACCCGGGTTGGTCCCGGACTCCCGGGGAGCCACAGAATAGTAGTCTTTTGAGATAACGTTAACGGGCCGTCGATTTTGGTGGGCCCATTTCATCGGACGGCCCAAATTTAATCCTTCccccttaattatttttattctttttattggCAAAAGTGTtcggagacccctcaactatcgCTTTATGCTCTTGAATGCTCAACTTTAATTTTCTCTGTTTCGCAACCCTTTCAAACTTTCTTTTGAAATTTACtgattagttaaattaaaaattttattcatatatatatatatataatttactacaattagcaataaattttataaatatttatatatatttggttaaaatcacttaattttttttaaagacaaAACGTTAGAGCGTGTCCATCAGAAAACGAAAAAGTCAGGGGTTTTAATGCAACTTTCACTTTTTTTAACTCCGctcgagaaaaagaaaagaaaaaagaaaaagaaaaagggtacGCGCCTCTCCTTCCTCGTCGCGTGGGGGAGAAGACGACGAACGAGGTGCGAATAACTCGTcttcgaaaccctaaccctagagatTACAAGATTCCTCGATCCCTttcacaactttttttttttttttttttgatattctcTCCCTTCTCCTTTTGGTTCTGTTTCTGTGGTATCTGTTTGATCCGTGTACATGATAACATATATCTCTTTCGGTTTTTGATCCATAAAGTTGATCTAGTAATGGCCGCTTATAAGTGTTTGATTTGAAGCTTAAATTGGAGCTACATTTCGAGAGTAACTGTGGCCAAGAAATTTGTATGTGGTGATAATGTCGTGATCTACGAATTAGGGTTTAACGTGTCCATTTTCACTTGATTTCTCCTTATTTTGCTTACTATTTTTGTATGTATCCGTGCAAGATCTTAAATATACGTATTGCTCCTCAGAGATTGATGTTATTTATGAGCTTATTAATCCTCATAAACGTTTAAAAAGTAGTTACATCTATATCTAAATGACTATTGTATCCCTTTTAAATATGGcgctttttcaaaaaaaacaaTTGGGTAGAAAATTGCTCGAAGAAGGGGTGaaatatttgaaagggtaaagaggttttttttttttgttttttacttttcttttaagtAGCTAATATGCAATTTAAAAGGTCAACTAGCGCCAGTAATAACAGagggataaatatttaaatttttaatttttgtgcgAATAATTATCCTCTCATTAGataagatttaaaaaataaataagtaaatgtACAATTTTGCGTATATGCTGCATTAGTTTTAGTTGTGTTTGGTTCTATCTGATTTATCAAACATTATTGATTTTCAAGTTGGTTTGCTACAGGTTGCATCCTATCCTCTTATTATTCCATGACTTTGTGAGATCTGAGAAGCTGTTTCAGTTTTTAAATGGGGGATTGCGCTGCTGTGCCATTATGTGCTCAGTATCAAATACAAAGGCTTACTTTCAATGATAATCGTTTCATACCCAGGAATGTGTCTATTAGACTGCTGAGAAGGTCAAAAACAGCAAACAAAGTTTTGTCTTGGTTCTTATGCAAATATCCTTCGGAAATTTTTAATCATTTGAAATTCATGGGCCATTTTATTTGTTCAGGAACTGCAATTTGAGAGAAGGTCAACTCATCTATGGGTTAAAATCATCAAAGGTACATGTGATGAAAATTCCTCTTCCTGCATCAAATGGACTTGGTTCTAGAAAAGAGCATTCCTTGAAGTGTCATTGCACTTGGTCATTCATGGACTCAGAGGGTGTAGTTCCGTTGAATTGGATGCTTGTTGATCAAACGCTTCTAACAGTTAGCATAATATTTACATACATGGCTGGTGTGATACCTCAAAGAAGGAACTTTCCAAGTTTTACAAGTAGCAGTAGAAGGAAATATAAAGATGCTGCAGATTCTACCAATTATGGTAGGTAAGAGTAGGATGCTAAAAGTTTTGCTGGTGCAAGTTTATAAATCTATTTGTCCTTCTTACTTGGCTAAAATTTGGGCTATATTCCAACGTGATTCAGTGGAAGTGATTCCTGGGGCGAAGTGAGAGCAAAACTCCTAGAAGCTTTGAAAGCACATGAACAGAATGGTGATTCAGATGATGTAGCAATCAAATTTGAGAACTGCAGCAAAAGTTATCCTTTGAATATGTTTGCTATAAATGAAGGCCCCAGGTTGCGACTCTTGTGGGCTGCTTTCCAACAACTGCAACAAGAGGCAAGCATTCTTTTCTATGTTTGTAGTGCTGGATTGTTTTTAgttcttttaaattttctcaGGTTTCTTCATGTAATGtagcaaaaaaaataactttggAATGACTATGTTTTATTTTCTGACTAGTACGTAAGCGCTGGCTCCTTAGATTCTATTGCTCTTTGCTGTTGCCTTCTTCAATGTAGAGTTCCTTTTTATCCCgtttatttttcacattttagTTGTCTTTCATAACTGCAACTCATTCTGTGATTGCTGATACTAATAATTGAGGAATTATCTATTTCTTTGACTAGCTTAATATTCAAACCATTACCGTAGTGGTTGGTCACTATTTCTGCTAAAGTGTATTTCCAAACAAATATAGTGTAGCCTATGGAATCTTATACAAGTGACAGTAGACTGGAACGTCCACTTTTTATTGGTTTATGGACATCTCGGAAGGTTCTGTTAATTTTGGTGTAATCCCTTTCTTTAAGAACCTGTTTCCGATGAGTAGTTACTGTTGAGTTTGGTTATCAAAATCGTGTTCAAGCTGGTCAATAGAATTCATTCCGACCATCACCAAAAAACCCATAAAAGGACATTTTAGAAGGTAATCTAATTTAGTCTATACTATCTTTCTCCAGAACGACTCAGTGTTTGCTTCTTGTGCAAAATATATTATGCTGTTGTGTCTGCTCTGAAGATGCTATAACTAACTGCAGGTCATTAATATCTCACGAGCTGGAAGGGAAAATTGGATGGTAATTGTCACAGATGTTATAAAGGGGTCTATTGAGGCAATATACATAAAATGGCTTGAAGATGAGCTGAGGCTGAAAATTGGGGAGCCCAATACAGTATGGCAAAATTTCAGAatgttcattttcttttctctggTTGCTTTATTTTGTATTGAGATGTGCATTTCTGTCTCAGAAGTTACTTACTAGTACCATTGGGAAGTTGAAAGGAGATGATAGAATCTTACAGAACTTCAATAGATCAGGGAAGGGTGAACTATATTCAGACTTACTGTTCTTTCTCAGATTTGGGTCTCTCAGGTATGgtattaaatatttgtatatcttactactatctttttttttaatactccTTATTCTTTGTTTAGATAATCTGTTTTTCAGTTAGCTTAGAATTAGCTTGATACTACACTAATTTAGATTTGTAGAAATACTCATAAAAGTTGAGTTTCTTGTTTTGTGCTATAGGTGTTTTCAAGCTTTCACTCATCAGGATAACTGTTAAATATGTTGATCCTTTGATCGTTTTCATTCAAATCCGCTATACtctttggactttttttttttccttggaaGGTTcattaaggggctgtttggttcgaTTCTTCCgactatataattattataagaGGCGTAGAGAAGAATGTAGGGTCTTGTCGTACGTATGGATCCTGAACTCTACCTGTACCGTTTAAGGTTCTCATAAAATGTTTGGATATTGAAATTTATATGTACTGTTTAATTGTAATGTGCCAAATGGTCTATGTACTTTCTGGTTTGTTCTGCAGAATGGTACAtaaacttttccttttttttttttatttgtctcaTGGCAGAAATGGTTGCTGTTATGATACTAAATTTCTGACTGAGAATGGAGTTATTATTTTGGAAGATCTGGTGATCTGGTTGGCAGATGTAACAGCCAGTTTTTATCTAGAGCTTGTCTCCATTGATGGTGACACACCTAGTGAGATAAGTGTTTTGGGCCTGTCTCTTTGTTCTCTCTCTACCAGATCGCTTCAAAGACTACGCAATGAGGTAAGTTGAGAAAGCTCAATATTTGTTCAATGGCAAACTTCACTTATCTATTCTTTCGAGCCGTCATATGGCAATTAAACTTCTTAAATATGTCTGTTTTAGTGACACTCCTATTGTGTTTCCATGGATTTCGTGGTCATATTCTACTGTACAATCAACCTGGTGCTTCCTAGTGGATGACATCTTTCATTCTTGTATACAATTATCAGGAAATGTGTGCTACTCTTCTAGAGCTGTCTGACATAGCAGTTCCAGTTGGGTAGCTTAGAATTAAGATAGGAGGTTATACCGCCTAAAATTGTTGTAAGATAGGAAGCATTTTTTAGGATTATATGCAACAATAAAAGTTTTGTTTGGCAACTTCTGCAAGAAAGGAGGGTTTATATGTGAAAAAGATTCAAAGCACTTGCCCATTTCTTTTGCTTACTGAAATTGATGGCAATTGAATTTTGGACATTTTTGCAAGGACTTGTGTCATTCTGCAATCGGTATGATGTTTTCACTAAACCTGTAAACTATGGGTAtagatacaaaatatttttatgcgcAGGCTGGCAATCAGGCCTTGGTAGCAGCCAATTGAATTAATCATCTCTAGAGTCTAGACTCGACTTATTTTTAATAGGTTTCTAGTCCAAGGTAATCTCCAGGCTGGTGTGGACAAGTTTAGAGGAAAATAGAGTAGATTACTTTCTCAATGACTTTATTTACAATCTATGCTAGTGTACTATGTATGGTTTCATTAAGTTGTAGCAGTATGCCAGTTCTACTGTTGATTACCTTTGATTAGGCATTTTCTGCATAGAAGAGATAGCATAACACCGGCGCGCATGAATAAACTCATGTAGGATTCATATCTAATTAAATAACTTCAGCAGGACAGTTAGGAAAAGTTTGTGGCCGGCTTTCTTGTTCTGATGCACAAGCATCTGCTCTCGAATCTTGATCTCCAGGTGGCACTGAACCGTTGGCTGCAGCAAAATTTTGAGTCAGTTGTTGCAATGTTTGACGACAGGTATGAATTGTATGTTCTCTCCAGGCAGCAAAGAGAGATGCCGGAGAATCATAAAAGGGCCATTTGGTGGAAAAGGTTTGCTTTTAGAAACTCTGAGGCGCCATCTGTTGAAAATTTTGTTCAGATCAGCCCATTTTCCTTGCCTGCTAAACGGACTAAGGAGTTGAGAGCCTTGACTGGATGGTATTGTCACACTCTTGTATAGTTTTTGCTACACATAAAAAATTGGTCTATAAGTATCTCTTTTAGCTTGTGCTATTATCTGAATACTTGCGAATTCTATATGTAAGGCTTCTATGAaaacgaaaaacaaaaaattagcgTTTCTTTGATCTAAAAAAAGGTTATGTTTTTAAATTAGTCAGTAACAGCAAAAACAAAGAAGTCTGCCCTAAGCGCCTTCAAGATTTTGAGGGAAACGAGATCACGATGTCAAACTCTTGACCTTTGTTTTGCTACAAGTTGTGTTTCCGGAGTTGTATCAGAAACTTTGAATATCTGCTGAACTAATTTAACCATAGTAGAATTTGTCGCTTAATCTAAAACTAATAATGGATGTCTagaaaatcattaaaaaaagtGGTATTCTTGGTTGTGCTTGTAGGAGGTATTACTTCAGCTTGGTTTTGGAGTTCTCGGATATCACAATGCCTTTCCTTAGAGCTGTTTGCACCAAGATCAGCAATGCGGTGTCCTTCTTCCTTGTCTGTATGATTGGGAGATCAGTCGGACTTATTTTTACCGGAATTAGGCAATCCCTTGGCTGGAGGTAAGAAAatgttgttttctttctttctttcttttgttattaCCTTCTCTAcaatttttctatatcatttgGAATAGTTCTTGAAGATGATGCACGCTTCTTTTTAACAAAGGAGTTCCTATTAATGGTTATTCCTGTTGTTCCAAGAGTTTTGAACAAGA
The nucleotide sequence above comes from Ananas comosus cultivar F153 linkage group 17, ASM154086v1, whole genome shotgun sequence. Encoded proteins:
- the LOC109722764 gene encoding uncharacterized protein LOC109722764 isoform X1, encoding MGCASSIPKRYNAGRRRRRKKQSILNEVAVYVPALWVPLASDVVRPLRGLVSRDVLDRLSALRGRIVSLAEENYLATVPTVSELLHALEEYLPILLGLAKKDNRLEALVEFKWKNLGDDQECCFSSAWYEVLSVVHMIAMLSLMEANLMLVPRNGQDACEMKVSEDSKKDVIDLLIKASGCLDYCAHHIIVHIPSQIRKNLPNTFQEGTLEAASIQALAQGVEMQLGLAIESEKATLSVKRRLACEEVSYFSQAHYCLSGCDTSDAYGKKLLLFIKWKYLEAKAAAYYYHGLVLDKGSEPSNHISAVCCLCAADELLIDSKRACLSFCLASPVTRVPPAWGVMKNLHKKVPDVARKKFQTYSYLIEQDKNALLHSLPDLPEFPLSLRSDAYELPQIDASWDSEDCQPQIQSLKEHLKDDEDEIEAEQ
- the LOC109722764 gene encoding uncharacterized protein LOC109722764 isoform X2, whose amino-acid sequence is MGCASSIPKRYNAGRRRRRKKQSILNEVAVYVPALWVPLASDVVRPLRGLVSRDVLDRLSALRGRIVSLAEENYLATVPTVSELLHALEEYLPILLGLAKKDNRLEALVEFKWKNLGDDQECCFSSAWYEVLSVVHMIAMLSLMEANLMLVPRNGQDACEMKVSEDSKKDVIDLLIKASGCLDYCAHHIIVHIPSQIRKNLPNTFQEGTLEAASIQALAQGVEMQLGLAIESEKATLSVKRRLACEEVSYFSQAAAYYYHGLVLDKGSEPSNHISAVCCLCAADELLIDSKRACLSFCLASPVTRVPPAWGVMKNLHKKVPDVARKKFQTYSYLIEQDKNALLHSLPDLPEFPLSLRSDAYELPQIDASWDSEDCQPQIQSLKEHLKDDEDEIEAEQ